One window from the genome of Brachyspira sp. SAP_772 encodes:
- a CDS encoding methyl-accepting chemotaxis protein, translated as MKRIHSLSVKVPIMVSSIIVVTVLVLSIILTIAASRGIRNATLNGFQTTVQGYASTIELVLHEQLMLIQTYSKSTAFQNFITNYNDPEAQNNLQRVLKNYNDINYYSTNTGIATVDGIILADSSDPKLLGVSLAEIHPELYQDIVKNNYDFKFDNIIKKSLTTGRNSLLLMGGIKDDVGNVLGIAYINLDIDKVNNSFIKSLPLQGSERLTVANHDKMVLLSSDDEFVGVTLSPVYDVIKTQDKGIIASYKSVNTSTARTSAYNAINGVPWSVILAKNDSDIYSQIYSIIAQSVIIGVAFIIIASVLVLLYIRSITNPLQKIIKISKEISKGDLTNTDQTIHRKDELGELADSFSTMRHELVNIIVRVRDSVEKITNSAQELSQGSNDLSHRTESQAASLEETASSMEQMASTIKSSTDQSVQGNRMMVESRQSIESAGDIILETTKNIEEVYDASAKIKDITNIIENIAFQTNILALNAAVEAARAGDQGKGFAVVASEVRNLAQTTQSSVKDITNLVDNAYDKINKATESARTSQEIFNDLRVKIDETARIMQDISSTAVEQQTGVDQVNRAVADMDSVTQQNAALVEESYAATMSLSNQAQELYEAMKFFKIDKDE; from the coding sequence ATGAAAAGAATACATAGTTTATCAGTAAAAGTACCAATTATGGTTAGTTCTATTATAGTAGTAACTGTATTGGTATTATCTATCATACTTACAATTGCTGCTTCTAGAGGTATAAGAAATGCTACTTTAAATGGCTTTCAAACTACAGTACAAGGTTATGCTTCAACTATAGAATTAGTACTGCATGAACAGCTTATGCTTATTCAAACATATTCAAAAAGTACTGCTTTTCAAAATTTTATCACTAATTATAATGATCCAGAAGCACAAAATAATTTGCAAAGAGTGTTAAAAAACTATAATGATATTAACTACTATTCAACAAATACAGGTATAGCTACTGTTGATGGTATTATATTAGCAGATAGTTCTGACCCTAAATTGCTAGGAGTTTCACTTGCTGAGATACATCCTGAACTTTATCAAGATATAGTAAAAAATAATTATGATTTTAAGTTTGATAATATAATAAAGAAATCATTAACTACAGGCAGAAATTCTTTACTTCTAATGGGCGGTATAAAAGATGATGTTGGCAATGTACTTGGTATAGCATATATAAATTTAGATATAGATAAAGTAAATAACTCTTTCATTAAATCTTTACCTCTTCAAGGAAGTGAAAGATTAACAGTAGCAAATCATGATAAAATGGTATTATTATCATCTGATGATGAGTTTGTTGGAGTTACTTTATCCCCTGTATACGATGTTATTAAAACACAAGATAAAGGTATTATAGCTTCTTATAAAAGTGTTAATACATCAACAGCAAGAACATCAGCATATAATGCTATAAATGGAGTTCCTTGGTCTGTAATACTTGCTAAAAATGATTCTGATATATATAGTCAAATTTATAGTATTATTGCACAATCTGTTATTATAGGTGTAGCATTTATAATAATAGCTTCTGTTTTAGTGTTATTATATATTAGAAGTATTACTAATCCTTTACAAAAAATTATAAAAATATCTAAAGAAATATCTAAAGGAGATTTAACTAATACAGACCAAACAATACATAGAAAAGATGAACTTGGAGAATTGGCAGATTCATTTTCTACAATGCGTCATGAACTTGTAAACATCATAGTAAGAGTAAGAGATTCAGTAGAAAAGATTACTAACAGTGCACAAGAGCTTTCACAGGGAAGTAATGATTTATCACATAGAACAGAATCTCAGGCAGCAAGCCTAGAAGAGACAGCAAGCTCTATGGAACAAATGGCTTCTACTATAAAATCTTCTACAGACCAATCAGTACAAGGTAATAGAATGATGGTTGAATCTAGACAGTCTATAGAAAGTGCCGGAGATATTATACTTGAAACTACAAAAAATATAGAAGAAGTTTATGATGCTAGTGCCAAAATTAAAGATATTACTAATATAATAGAAAACATAGCATTCCAAACAAATATACTTGCTTTGAACGCTGCGGTAGAGGCTGCACGTGCTGGGGATCAGGGTAAAGGTTTTGCGGTTGTTGCTAGTGAGGTTAGAAACTTGGCTCAAACTACTCAATCTTCCGTAAAAGATATTACAAACTTGGTGGATAACGCTTATGATAAAATCAATAAAGCTACCGAATCTGCTAGAACTTCTCAAGAGATATTTAATGATCTTAGAGTAAAAATAGATGAAACAGCTAGAATAATGCAAGACATTAGCTCTACTGCTGTAGAACAACAAACTGGTGTTGATCAAGTTAATAGGGCTGTTGCTGATATGGATAGTGTTACTCAGCAAAATGCTGCTTTAGTAGAAGAGTCATATGCAGCTACTATGTCTTTATCTAATCAGGCACAAGAACTTTATGAGGCTATGAAATTCTTTAAAATAGATAAAGATGAATAA
- a CDS encoding ATPase, which yields MQYVKFGSRRGEHGEIKLLDIFYNHNIVFAEVKAGAEKVKEKKFLKGSKIMIADGLTAVAVAEALTDSDSLDNFNIKFNKNEIERVNVSNWVIAAKVKIYKLKEEDYFPTTIGKFYHIKNKDKIKLIDELLNKYR from the coding sequence ATGCAGTATGTGAAATTTGGAAGCAGGAGAGGGGAGCATGGAGAGATTAAACTTTTAGATATATTTTATAATCATAACATTGTATTTGCTGAAGTGAAGGCTGGAGCTGAAAAAGTAAAAGAGAAAAAATTTTTAAAAGGCAGTAAAATAATGATAGCCGATGGTTTAACTGCGGTTGCCGTTGCTGAGGCTTTAACTGATTCCGATTCTCTTGACAACTTCAATATTAAATTTAATAAAAATGAAATTGAGAGAGTTAATGTTTCTAATTGGGTGATAGCTGCTAAAGTGAAAATATATAAATTAAAAGAAGAAGATTATTTTCCTACTACAATAGGCAAATTTTATCATATAAAAAATAAAGATAAAATTAAATTAATAGATGAATTATTAAATAAATATAGATAA
- a CDS encoding AAA family ATPase, giving the protein MRYWVISPNVLAKPKEHPIKNFINMMEKDNVALMGWKEDKPLGAKFENDVKLGDIIIISLRVNWERKDYFVGIVDSDSYHYNYQDRYIQARKLKKFTRIKEKISWDKNCTNESNQTPPAIYELNKSNEYDKKVIREFLKILNVFNIKKDKCMEEYVKLLKEDYNLILTGAPGTGKTYLAKDIAKEMMKDNENIKDYKEFIREYYNKNKERLDDLKKQGDKLREEFIKKFPMDSLKNISIDDYAIGRGDNNSFCYWIEFGLDRKLLDNFSIGGSRYYILYYDKKTGNIVNETDKPDNELIKEIGEELYNMANTEDYDNQDSVFNKRNHYLAIKIYNTYHPYTYFPMMPKKDMINICNIFGIEKDNDNIYELNKNIKKFFDDNLNDIDSYIIRMILLENVKLLEGEMENINFKETDYGFVQFHPSYDYTDFVEGLRPINNNGNIVFERKDGVFKEFCKKALKNLIDSQKDISELNEDAIIKNNLLKFVEDIGNEIDQSQEKLFKLNSIDPKRKVASIKEIELLDDTTISFDIDTKSNHNIKKSLDGMIRLYKIFISKSISEWDRRMLIDAFGFESRITYFYGFLRAFYEKYNYEIEKELNDNNTVEKIEKKNFVFIIDEINRGEISKIFGELFFAIDPGYRGIKGKVKTQYNNLINKEEDDYFEDGFFVPENVYIIGTMNDIDRSVESMDFAMRRRFAWKEVKAIDTQESILKDLDDSIKKDAIDRMNNLNDAIEKIDGFNSSYHIGASYFLKLKNYYKSSSDNKETAFKSLWENHLKGLLFDYLRGMPDAESKLDELKKFIVKEKAD; this is encoded by the coding sequence ATGAGATATTGGGTAATTAGTCCAAATGTTTTAGCTAAGCCAAAAGAGCATCCTATTAAAAATTTTATTAATATGATGGAAAAAGACAATGTTGCTTTAATGGGCTGGAAAGAAGATAAGCCATTAGGAGCGAAATTTGAAAATGATGTAAAGTTAGGAGATATTATAATAATAAGTTTAAGAGTAAATTGGGAAAGAAAAGATTATTTTGTTGGTATTGTTGATTCTGATTCTTATCATTATAATTATCAAGACCGTTATATACAGGCAAGAAAATTAAAAAAATTTACTCGTATAAAAGAAAAAATATCATGGGATAAAAATTGTACAAATGAAAGTAATCAGACACCTCCAGCAATATATGAATTAAATAAAAGTAATGAATATGATAAAAAAGTAATAAGAGAGTTTTTGAAGATTTTAAATGTTTTCAATATTAAAAAGGATAAGTGTATGGAAGAATATGTTAAACTTTTAAAAGAAGATTATAACCTCATACTCACAGGGGCACCGGGTACAGGAAAAACTTATTTGGCTAAAGATATAGCAAAAGAAATGATGAAGGATAATGAAAATATTAAAGATTATAAAGAGTTTATAAGAGAGTATTATAATAAAAATAAAGAGCGTTTAGATGATTTAAAAAAACAAGGTGATAAATTAAGAGAAGAGTTTATAAAGAAATTTCCTATGGATAGTTTGAAAAATATAAGTATAGATGATTATGCTATAGGCAGAGGAGATAATAATTCTTTTTGTTATTGGATTGAATTCGGGCTTGATAGAAAATTATTAGATAATTTTTCTATAGGAGGTTCTAGATATTATATTTTATATTATGATAAAAAAACAGGTAATATAGTAAATGAAACGGATAAGCCTGATAATGAACTTATAAAAGAAATAGGCGAAGAATTATATAACATGGCTAATACAGAAGATTATGATAATCAAGATTCTGTATTTAATAAGCGTAATCATTATTTAGCAATAAAAATATATAATACATATCACCCATATACATATTTTCCTATGATGCCTAAAAAAGATATGATTAACATATGTAATATATTTGGTATAGAAAAAGATAATGATAATATATATGAATTAAATAAAAATATAAAGAAATTCTTTGATGACAATTTAAATGATATAGATTCATATATAATTAGAATGATATTGTTAGAAAACGTTAAGTTGTTAGAAGGAGAAATGGAAAATATCAATTTTAAAGAAACAGATTATGGATTTGTGCAGTTTCACCCTTCTTATGATTATACCGATTTTGTTGAGGGGTTAAGACCTATTAATAATAATGGAAATATTGTATTTGAAAGAAAGGACGGTGTTTTTAAAGAGTTTTGTAAAAAGGCACTTAAAAATTTAATTGACAGTCAAAAAGATATTTCAGAATTGAATGAAGATGCTATTATAAAAAATAATTTACTCAAATTTGTAGAAGATATTGGAAATGAAATTGATCAATCACAGGAAAAACTATTTAAACTAAATTCTATTGATCCTAAAAGAAAAGTAGCATCTATAAAAGAAATAGAATTGTTGGATGATACAACTATATCATTTGATATTGATACTAAAAGTAATCATAATATTAAAAAAAGTTTAGATGGTATGATTAGATTATATAAAATATTTATTAGTAAATCCATTAGTGAATGGGATAGAAGAATGTTAATAGATGCATTTGGATTTGAATCTCGTATTACATATTTTTACGGTTTTTTGAGAGCATTCTATGAAAAATATAATTATGAAATAGAAAAAGAATTAAATGATAATAATACTGTAGAAAAAATTGAAAAGAAAAATTTTGTATTCATTATAGATGAAATAAATAGAGGAGAGATTTCAAAAATTTTCGGTGAGTTATTCTTTGCTATAGACCCCGGATATAGAGGCATTAAAGGAAAAGTAAAAACACAATATAATAATTTAATTAATAAAGAAGAAGATGATTATTTTGAAGATGGTTTCTTTGTGCCAGAGAATGTTTATATAATAGGCACTATGAATGATATTGACAGAAGCGTTGAGAGTATGGACTTTGCTATGCGTAGGAGGTTCGCTTGGAAAGAGGTTAAGGCTATTGATACACAAGAGAGTATATTAAAAGATTTAGATGATAGTATAAAAAAAGATGCAATTGATAGAATGAATAATTTAAACGATGCGATAGAGAAAATTGATGGATTTAATTCTTCCTATCATATAGGGGCTTCTTATTTCTTGAAGTTAAAAAATTATTATAAGAGTTCAAGCGATAATAAAGAAACAGCATTTAAAAGTTTGTGGGAGAATCATTTGAAAGGGCTTTTGTTTGACTACTTGAGGGGTATGCCCGATGCCGAAAGTAAACTTGATGAATTAAAAAAGTTTATAGTAAAAGAAAAAGCTGATTAA
- a CDS encoding restriction endonuclease: protein MEVIYLYALIILGVLFATLVLLKTLILNKDKVKKPKALKKRIEELNKRIKKNQYDYDAINQLANIEEEFGSKEKALELYKIALDGNFFSDKDKIEIYKKLESICEELGDIQQAFKYTLIINKEEPENKYYYIKIAHTLVEEGYFKLAYEYYHRALVLKSEFSIDDFKYAAFSAFQLKDYKRTIIYLEKLYKKMCKDINQYKTDIAKLMQSLVSIYILSDEINIAKSFIEEAFIYKAIDSDNRLYMNKIYLFILYKLDDNKKFNEIYNKLIDMYKINNDSIDLADLIFDYGFYSYFLKDIKSSIRYFNIIKSFNIELYSVFNINEILEYLKNVEIANSQLTKLYEEKKIYDSKYKNDNFENYIKKEYIDNWERAINLWESSFIHLDYISNLVELKKTMNIDEVLKEFKLYDLPNYNTQDHQKTTVASNKIEKIFSLSFSDFKKICQNIILSKLSYTIVQEYIDSADKIKGDEIDYLAYNNKMARVELTLISFKRWNKVDIGELSIRDFFMKVQESGAKNGILIVTAELTRSARSYVSHNESITVYSKNQFNNLLKGEIF, encoded by the coding sequence ATGGAAGTTATTTATCTTTATGCTTTAATTATTTTAGGTGTATTATTTGCCACATTGGTGCTTCTAAAAACATTAATACTTAATAAAGATAAAGTAAAAAAACCAAAAGCATTAAAAAAACGTATAGAAGAATTAAATAAAAGAATTAAAAAAAATCAATATGACTATGATGCTATAAATCAGCTTGCTAATATAGAAGAAGAATTTGGAAGCAAAGAAAAAGCATTAGAACTATATAAAATAGCATTAGATGGAAACTTCTTTTCAGATAAAGATAAAATAGAAATATATAAAAAATTAGAAAGTATTTGTGAAGAATTAGGCGATATACAACAAGCGTTTAAATATACTTTAATTATAAACAAAGAAGAGCCTGAAAATAAATATTATTATATAAAAATAGCACACACTCTAGTAGAAGAAGGTTATTTTAAACTAGCATATGAATACTATCATAGAGCTTTAGTATTAAAATCAGAATTTTCTATAGATGATTTTAAATATGCTGCTTTTTCTGCTTTTCAGTTAAAAGATTATAAAAGAACAATTATTTATTTAGAAAAATTGTATAAAAAAATGTGTAAAGACATAAATCAATATAAAACTGATATTGCTAAATTGATGCAGTCTTTGGTTTCTATATATATACTTTCTGATGAAATTAATATTGCTAAATCTTTTATAGAAGAAGCTTTTATATATAAAGCTATAGATAGTGATAATAGACTTTATATGAATAAAATTTATTTATTTATATTATATAAATTGGATGATAATAAAAAATTCAATGAAATATATAATAAATTAATAGACATGTATAAAATAAATAATGATTCTATAGACCTTGCTGATTTAATATTTGATTATGGTTTTTATAGTTATTTCTTAAAAGATATAAAATCTTCTATTAGATATTTTAATATAATAAAATCTTTCAATATAGAATTGTATAGTGTTTTCAATATTAATGAAATATTAGAATATTTAAAAAATGTAGAAATAGCTAATTCTCAATTAACAAAACTATATGAAGAAAAAAAGATATATGATTCAAAATATAAAAATGATAATTTTGAAAACTATATTAAAAAAGAATATATAGATAATTGGGAAAGAGCTATTAATTTATGGGAAAGCTCATTTATACATTTAGACTATATATCTAATCTAGTAGAACTCAAAAAAACTATGAATATAGACGAAGTATTGAAAGAGTTTAAACTATATGATTTGCCAAATTATAATACACAAGACCATCAAAAAACTACTGTAGCTTCAAATAAAATTGAGAAAATATTTAGCTTAAGTTTTTCTGATTTCAAAAAGATTTGTCAAAATATAATATTATCAAAACTTTCATATACCATAGTGCAAGAATATATAGACAGTGCCGATAAAATAAAAGGAGATGAAATAGATTATTTAGCATACAATAATAAAATGGCAAGAGTTGAACTTACTTTAATATCTTTCAAAAGATGGAATAAGGTAGATATAGGTGAATTAAGTATTAGAGATTTCTTTATGAAAGTACAAGAATCTGGAGCTAAAAATGGAATATTAATTGTTACTGCTGAATTAACTAGAAGTGCTAGAAGTTATGTTTCTCATAATGAAAGTATTACTGTATATTCTAAAAATCAATTTAACAATTTACTTAAAGGAGAAATATTCTAA
- a CDS encoding restriction endonuclease, with protein sequence MENIYIYVFIFLLLLLFIIALYLFISNNIYKRNSASDRNIIAELNKKLLKNPNDYNTIYKLALIKDENGDILDALKKYEFLISVNYFNDNEKIKIYKRIESICTELDYKDEAFKYSVIITNLEPTNIHYLVKVAYTLFNEKKYQLACNYFNKAIMSRKEFNIDELKAAIYSYYDIKNYDKAIAFLEDLDKRIKKDSVNFQNELIEIRKTLISIYLFTDKLQYAIEYIEGLLNESNNVDRNLLIYYNRMYLFVLHKFGDKKKFKDVYKKIKTTLKTDELESTNEELIFDYGFYSYFLGYIEDAIKYFETINKFSSNILKTYKISEVLIYLYQVYRANLQVNRGNRKLDNIYEHQYYEDYVQKENLNEWEDTVEIWENSFTNFEYINTLAPTNNENSIDVDNILLNLKVTHNIKFDNKTRTTSSNSNNNIVDKIYNLSFNDFKKLCRNIITNKLSYTIVQEFIDNPDDNIDEIDYLAYDNETGKYNLTFISIKRWQNTNIGELILRDFIVKVKDSGAKRGVLIVPVELTKSAKSYAVHSEIVTIYSRSQLNNLLKGTVF encoded by the coding sequence ATGGAAAATATTTACATTTATGTCTTTATATTTCTACTGCTATTATTATTTATTATAGCCTTATATTTATTTATAAGTAATAATATTTATAAAAGAAATAGTGCATCTGATAGAAATATTATTGCTGAATTAAATAAAAAACTATTAAAAAATCCAAATGATTATAATACTATTTATAAGTTGGCATTAATTAAAGATGAGAATGGAGATATTCTTGATGCTCTAAAAAAATATGAGTTTCTTATATCTGTTAATTATTTTAATGATAATGAAAAAATTAAAATATATAAGAGAATAGAAAGCATATGCACCGAATTAGATTATAAAGATGAAGCTTTTAAATATTCTGTGATTATCACAAATCTAGAGCCAACTAATATACATTATTTAGTAAAAGTGGCTTATACGTTATTTAATGAAAAAAAATATCAATTAGCATGTAATTATTTTAATAAAGCCATTATGTCTAGGAAGGAGTTTAATATAGATGAACTTAAAGCTGCAATATATTCTTATTATGATATAAAAAATTATGATAAAGCTATTGCTTTCTTAGAAGATTTGGATAAAAGAATAAAAAAAGATTCTGTAAATTTTCAAAATGAATTAATAGAAATTAGAAAGACTTTAATATCTATATATTTATTTACTGATAAACTTCAATATGCTATAGAATATATAGAAGGACTTTTAAATGAATCTAATAATGTAGATAGAAATTTATTAATTTATTATAATAGAATGTATTTATTTGTATTACATAAATTTGGAGACAAAAAGAAGTTTAAAGATGTATATAAGAAAATAAAGACAACATTAAAAACAGATGAATTAGAATCTACAAATGAAGAATTAATTTTTGATTATGGATTTTACTCATATTTTTTAGGATATATAGAAGATGCTATAAAATATTTTGAGACAATTAATAAATTTAGTTCCAACATATTAAAAACATATAAAATAAGCGAAGTTTTAATATATTTATATCAAGTTTACAGAGCTAATTTGCAAGTTAATAGAGGAAACCGCAAATTAGATAATATTTATGAACATCAATATTATGAAGATTATGTACAAAAAGAAAATCTCAATGAATGGGAAGACACTGTAGAGATTTGGGAGAATAGTTTTACTAATTTTGAATATATTAATACTTTAGCTCCAACAAATAATGAAAACTCAATAGATGTAGATAATATATTATTAAATCTAAAAGTTACTCATAATATTAAATTTGACAATAAAACAAGAACAACATCTAGTAATTCAAACAATAATATTGTAGATAAAATATATAATTTAAGTTTTAATGATTTTAAAAAGTTATGCAGAAATATAATAACCAATAAACTTTCTTATACTATAGTACAAGAGTTTATAGATAATCCAGATGACAATATAGATGAAATTGATTATCTTGCATATGATAATGAAACTGGAAAATATAATTTAACATTTATTTCTATTAAACGATGGCAAAATACTAATATAGGAGAATTAATATTAAGGGATTTTATTGTAAAAGTAAAAGATTCTGGTGCTAAAAGAGGGGTATTAATAGTACCTGTAGAATTAACAAAAAGTGCCAAAAGTTATGCTGTACATAGTGAAATTGTTACAATATATTCTAGAAGCCAATTAAACAATTTACTAAAGGGAACAGTATTTTGA
- the prmC gene encoding peptide chain release factor N(5)-glutamine methyltransferase, translating to MNINDALVKYAKILEKINDDYKVSYIEAQTIIMHVLNINKIKLITDALRELTQEEINNIEELIERRLNYEPISYIINKKEFYGFNFYVDNNVLIPRPETEELIDLVLDYTKDKNNISICDIGGGSGNIAITLKKIFLEQNKNIDITTIEISQSAFGVIKKNAISILGDEKSINIINTDALTFTPETRFDIIVSNAPYVPLRDKDSLQKDLDFEPQNSLYSGYDGLDFYKSFLSVIKKYLKDNGAFFFEIGYDQGEALIDICDSLNIKNVLVKKDLSGKDRFLVCDDIN from the coding sequence ATGAATATTAATGATGCTTTGGTAAAATATGCTAAAATATTAGAAAAAATAAATGATGATTATAAAGTTTCTTATATAGAAGCACAAACTATTATAATGCATGTTTTAAATATAAATAAAATCAAATTGATAACGGATGCATTAAGAGAATTAACTCAAGAAGAGATTAATAATATAGAAGAATTAATTGAAAGAAGGCTTAATTATGAGCCTATTTCCTATATTATAAATAAAAAAGAGTTTTACGGGTTTAATTTTTATGTGGATAATAATGTATTAATACCAAGACCAGAAACTGAAGAGCTTATTGATTTGGTATTAGATTATACGAAAGATAAAAATAATATTTCAATATGCGACATTGGAGGCGGAAGCGGAAACATAGCAATAACATTAAAAAAAATATTTTTAGAGCAAAACAAAAATATTGATATTACAACTATTGAAATTAGCCAAAGTGCTTTTGGAGTTATAAAGAAAAATGCTATTAGTATATTGGGTGATGAAAAATCTATTAATATAATAAATACTGATGCTTTAACTTTTACGCCAGAAACAAGATTCGATATAATTGTTTCAAATGCTCCTTATGTGCCATTAAGAGATAAAGATTCTCTTCAGAAAGATTTAGACTTCGAGCCTCAAAATTCATTATATTCCGGTTATGATGGGCTTGATTTTTATAAGAGTTTTTTAAGTGTAATAAAAAAATATTTAAAAGATAATGGGGCTTTCTTTTTTGAAATAGGCTATGATCAGGGAGAGGCATTAATTGATATATGCGATTCTCTTAATATAAAAAATGTATTAGTAAAAAAAGATTTAAGCGGTAAGGATAGGTTTCTTGTTTGTGATGATATAAATTGA
- a CDS encoding P-loop NTPase fold protein — protein MPDKNAIKLLDESPAENPDNSLPHKQTCNSILNIIDNNKNVLRKVILLSGVRGSGKTTIIQKLIRENEKDKIFITIDAWNAPENVLKKEFLRCLFRNVLDQRGKIKKGKYADHLKNPLDKLLKDIDTIEKNVKSNINFITILIYCFVFIGIPILTYIKNSPLNNINFNSQHYYILFLIILLISFMFKNYIVKILFPFLYGSSDSYSEYEEGKDLTPYQFKQFVKKFYSLYSDFFDKDVVIVVDNMDRLSKDEEEKFISSLYTFIECMQKKDDNINIWFILAVDKKNIGKNNSSVDNSFYDKLSPYEVSIPEMNNFLVGTYFKKELFNNFDNNIIKEIKNLDQIYLLLDFFKEDNTDIR, from the coding sequence ATGCCTGATAAAAATGCTATAAAATTATTAGATGAATCCCCAGCTGAAAACCCAGATAATTCATTACCTCATAAACAAACATGTAATAGTATTTTAAATATAATTGATAATAATAAAAATGTATTAAGAAAAGTAATATTATTAAGTGGAGTGAGAGGGTCAGGTAAAACTACAATAATACAAAAACTTATTAGAGAAAATGAAAAAGATAAAATATTTATAACAATAGATGCATGGAATGCTCCTGAAAATGTTTTAAAGAAAGAGTTTTTAAGATGTCTATTTAGAAATGTATTAGATCAAAGAGGTAAAATAAAAAAAGGGAAGTATGCTGATCATTTAAAAAATCCTCTTGATAAATTATTAAAGGATATAGATACTATTGAAAAAAACGTAAAATCAAATATTAATTTTATTACAATATTAATATATTGTTTCGTATTTATAGGAATTCCTATATTAACTTATATAAAAAATAGCCCACTTAATAATATAAATTTTAATAGTCAACATTACTATATATTATTTCTTATTATATTACTAATATCATTTATGTTTAAAAATTATATTGTTAAAATATTATTTCCTTTTTTATATGGTTCCTCAGATAGTTATTCAGAATATGAAGAAGGGAAAGATTTAACTCCTTATCAATTTAAACAATTTGTAAAAAAATTTTATAGTCTATATTCTGACTTCTTTGATAAAGATGTTGTTATTGTAGTAGACAATATGGATAGGCTTTCAAAAGATGAAGAAGAAAAATTTATTTCATCATTATATACTTTTATAGAATGCATGCAGAAAAAAGATGATAATATTAATATTTGGTTTATATTGGCTGTTGATAAAAAAAATATAGGTAAAAATAATAGTAGTGTAGATAATTCATTTTATGATAAATTAAGTCCTTATGAAGTAAGTATACCAGAGATGAATAATTTTTTAGTTGGCACCTACTTTAAAAAAGAACTGTTTAATAATTTTGATAATAACATTATTAAAGAAATTAAAAACTTGGATCAAATATATTTATTGTTAGACTTTTTTAAAGAAGATAATACTGATATAAGGTAA